The following are encoded in a window of Emcibacter sp. SYSU 3D8 genomic DNA:
- a CDS encoding ABC transporter ATP-binding protein: MALQTGTSMIVANAVTYEYPNLRALSDVSFTIGQGAIAALIGPNGAGKTTLMRCLAALELPYSGSIEIDGIDTAEHPREVHKRIGYLSDFFGVYRDLTVERCLRYAAMAGGVPPENVGASVARAAARVELSDRMGALSGTLSRGLRQRLGIAQAMIHDPTVLILDEPASGLDPEARHDLSELLKTLRDQGMTLLVSSHILSELEDYATEILFIREGRLVQHAPLGASAASLTMRIRVEMARPVENLSGALSAVAGLSVESADANSAIIVCGAEGEDRQSVLAALVAAGLPVSAFAQHRERLQESYLSFVDGLEAGQ, from the coding sequence TTGGCCCTTCAGACCGGAACCTCCATGATTGTCGCCAACGCCGTCACCTATGAATACCCGAACCTGCGCGCGCTTTCGGATGTCAGCTTCACCATCGGCCAGGGCGCCATCGCCGCCCTGATCGGTCCCAATGGCGCCGGCAAGACCACGTTGATGCGCTGCCTGGCGGCGCTGGAGCTGCCCTATTCCGGCAGTATCGAGATCGACGGTATCGACACCGCAGAGCATCCGCGCGAGGTGCACAAGCGCATCGGCTACCTGTCCGACTTCTTCGGCGTCTACCGCGACCTGACGGTGGAACGCTGCCTGCGCTATGCGGCCATGGCCGGCGGCGTGCCGCCCGAGAATGTGGGCGCGTCGGTGGCGCGCGCGGCGGCCCGCGTCGAGCTGTCCGATCGCATGGGCGCGCTGTCCGGTACCCTCTCGCGCGGCCTGCGCCAGCGTCTGGGCATCGCCCAGGCCATGATTCACGATCCCACCGTGCTGATCCTGGACGAGCCGGCCTCCGGCCTCGATCCGGAGGCCCGGCACGATCTGTCCGAACTGCTCAAGACACTGCGCGACCAGGGCATGACCCTGCTGGTGTCGTCGCACATTCTGTCCGAGCTCGAGGACTACGCCACCGAAATATTGTTCATCCGCGAGGGAAGGCTGGTGCAGCACGCGCCGCTGGGTGCCTCGGCCGCATCGCTCACCATGCGGATCCGGGTGGAAATGGCACGGCCGGTCGAGAACCTGTCCGGCGCGCTGTCGGCGGTCGCCGGCCTGTCGGTCGAGAGCGCGGACGCGAACTCGGCGATCATTGTCTGCGGAGCTGAAGGCGAGGATCGCCAATCCGTGCTCGCTGCGCTGGTCGCCGCTGGGCTGCCGGTCAGCGCGTTCGCCCAGCACCGGGAACGGTTGCAGGAATCCTACCTGTCATTCGTCGACGGACTGGAGGCGGGCCAATGA
- a CDS encoding long-chain fatty acid--CoA ligase, whose translation MERPWLAHYPPNVDWHQAFEARPVYAALDAAAAQWPENVHLDFFGREFTYTQTLEMVARAAKGFQALGVRKGVKVGLFLPNCPQQVVSYFAVLKAGGTVVNYSPLYSEHELLGQIEDSDTDIMVTLDLELLYPKARDMIDQSRLTRLVVSRLSDAMPLLKGTAFRLFKRGAIATRRWDDRHVAWQDLLDNDGAFDPVRIDPAEDVAVLQYTGGTTGVPKGAMLTHANVYINGCQNRVWFPDFESGHETTLGALPFFHAFAMTTILVMGTMTGCRIVLHPKFELDAVVDDVIAKRPSSLPGVPTMFTALANHPRVNRESFASVRWAMSGGAPLPNEVRHHFEGVTGVKILEGYGLTECSPTATCGPETGVNKEGSIGLPLPQTDIVIVDRENPHRVLPVGETGEICIAGPQVMKGYWNNHDATTTAIVDGRLRSGDVGYMDADGYTFIIDRMKDLILVGGFNVFPRVVEEAIHRHPAVKEVTVIGIPDDYLGEAPKAFVVLKDINNTLDAEKLTEFLHGEIGKHEIPREIEFRAELPKTAVGKLSKKELVAEEAAKRETAGKATQ comes from the coding sequence ATGGAACGTCCCTGGCTTGCGCACTATCCGCCCAACGTGGATTGGCACCAGGCCTTCGAGGCCCGGCCAGTCTATGCCGCACTCGATGCTGCGGCGGCGCAATGGCCCGAGAACGTGCATCTCGATTTCTTCGGCCGCGAATTCACCTATACCCAGACCCTCGAAATGGTCGCCCGCGCAGCAAAGGGCTTCCAGGCGCTGGGCGTTCGCAAGGGCGTCAAGGTAGGTCTGTTCCTGCCCAATTGTCCGCAACAGGTGGTCAGCTACTTCGCCGTGCTGAAGGCGGGCGGCACCGTCGTCAACTACAGCCCGCTCTATTCCGAGCATGAACTGCTTGGCCAGATCGAGGATTCGGATACCGACATTATGGTGACGCTCGACCTGGAGCTGCTCTATCCGAAGGCGCGGGACATGATCGACCAGAGCCGGCTGACCAGGCTGGTCGTGTCGCGGCTGTCGGATGCCATGCCGCTGCTGAAGGGAACCGCCTTCCGGTTGTTCAAGCGGGGCGCCATCGCCACCCGGCGGTGGGATGACCGTCACGTGGCGTGGCAGGATCTGCTCGACAATGACGGCGCCTTCGATCCGGTCCGCATCGACCCGGCCGAGGACGTGGCGGTGCTGCAATATACCGGCGGCACGACCGGCGTGCCCAAGGGCGCCATGCTCACCCACGCCAATGTCTACATCAATGGCTGCCAGAACCGGGTGTGGTTCCCCGACTTCGAGTCGGGGCACGAGACCACTCTGGGCGCCCTGCCGTTCTTCCACGCCTTCGCCATGACCACGATCCTGGTGATGGGCACCATGACCGGCTGCCGGATCGTGCTGCACCCCAAATTCGAACTGGACGCGGTGGTCGATGATGTCATCGCCAAGCGGCCCAGTTCGCTGCCTGGCGTGCCCACCATGTTCACCGCACTTGCCAACCATCCCCGGGTAAACCGGGAGTCCTTTGCGTCGGTGCGATGGGCCATGTCCGGCGGCGCGCCGCTGCCGAACGAGGTGCGCCACCATTTCGAGGGCGTCACGGGCGTGAAGATCCTCGAAGGCTATGGCCTCACCGAATGTTCGCCGACCGCCACCTGCGGACCCGAAACGGGCGTCAACAAGGAAGGCTCCATCGGCCTGCCGCTGCCGCAGACCGATATCGTCATCGTCGACCGCGAAAATCCGCACAGGGTGCTGCCGGTCGGCGAGACGGGCGAGATCTGCATCGCCGGTCCACAGGTGATGAAAGGGTACTGGAACAACCACGACGCCACCACCACAGCGATCGTCGACGGCAGGCTGCGCTCGGGCGACGTCGGCTACATGGATGCCGACGGCTACACCTTCATCATCGACCGGATGAAGGACCTGATCCTGGTGGGTGGTTTCAACGTGTTTCCGCGCGTGGTCGAGGAGGCGATCCACCGGCATCCTGCGGTCAAGGAAGTCACCGTGATCGGCATTCCCGACGACTATCTCGGCGAGGCGCCCAAGGCCTTCGTGGTGCTCAAGGACATCAACAATACCCTCGATGCCGAAAAGCTCACCGAGTTCCTGCACGGCGAAATCGGCAAGCATGAAATACCCCGCGAGATCGAGTTCCGCGCGGAACTGCCGAAAACCGCTGTCGGCAAGCTGTCGAAGAAGGAACTGGTGGCGGAAGAGGCGGCGAAGCGCGAAACGGCGGGCAAGGCTACCCAGTAG
- a CDS encoding TlyA family RNA methyltransferase, with the protein MAKIRVDVLLVDRGLVESRSRAQALIMAGAVYTGTERIAKAGQTLAEDAPLAVKGRDHPWVSRGGLKLDHALKHFDLDITGMVVLDVGASTGGFTDVALHHGALRVYAVDVGHGQLAWSLRQDPRVVVLEKTNARHLTALEIPEPVGAVVCDASFIGLRTVLPAPMALAAPGALLIALIKPQFEVGKGQVGKGGVVRDPALHEEVCDMIRDWLGAQPGWSVLGIAESPITGPEGNKEFLIAARRAP; encoded by the coding sequence ATGGCGAAAATTCGTGTAGATGTCCTGCTGGTTGACCGCGGCCTGGTGGAAAGCCGCAGCCGCGCCCAGGCCCTGATCATGGCGGGTGCGGTCTATACCGGCACCGAGCGCATCGCCAAGGCGGGGCAGACTCTCGCCGAGGACGCGCCGCTCGCGGTCAAGGGCCGCGACCATCCCTGGGTCAGCCGCGGCGGCCTCAAGCTGGATCACGCCCTGAAGCATTTCGACCTGGATATCACCGGCATGGTGGTGCTCGACGTGGGCGCCAGCACCGGCGGCTTCACCGATGTGGCGCTGCATCACGGTGCGTTGCGTGTCTATGCCGTCGATGTCGGCCACGGCCAGCTGGCCTGGTCGCTGCGCCAGGATCCGCGCGTGGTGGTGCTGGAGAAGACCAACGCCCGCCACCTGACCGCGCTGGAAATTCCCGAGCCGGTTGGCGCGGTGGTGTGCGACGCCAGCTTCATCGGTCTGCGGACCGTGCTGCCCGCGCCCATGGCCCTGGCCGCCCCCGGCGCTCTCCTGATCGCGCTCATCAAGCCCCAGTTCGAGGTGGGCAAGGGGCAGGTGGGCAAGGGCGGCGTGGTGCGCGACCCGGCGCTGCACGAGGAAGTCTGCGACATGATCCGCGACTGGCTCGGCGCCCAACCCGGCTGGAGCGTGCTGGGCATCGCCGAAAGCCCGATTACCGGACCGGAGGGGAACAAGGAGTTCCTCATCGCCGCCCGCCGCGCACCCTGA
- the rnk gene encoding nucleoside diphosphate kinase regulator: MNPTLPPIIVTETDFDFLCNLTATRGGALSEVMSFLEQELERADVVPDPYLPADAVRLHSRVTYRDLVADLQRTVTLSYPHEEDISRGLVSILTPVGAALLGLRVGQRIAWRSWADTPRELEVLAVEPG; encoded by the coding sequence ATGAATCCGACCCTTCCGCCCATTATCGTCACCGAGACCGATTTCGATTTTCTCTGCAACCTCACGGCGACGCGCGGCGGCGCGCTGTCCGAGGTAATGAGCTTTCTGGAGCAGGAACTGGAGCGCGCCGACGTGGTGCCCGATCCCTACCTGCCGGCCGATGCGGTGCGTCTGCATTCGCGGGTCACCTACCGCGATCTGGTCGCGGACCTGCAGCGCACGGTGACGCTGTCCTATCCGCACGAGGAGGACATCTCGCGCGGTCTGGTCTCGATCCTGACGCCGGTGGGCGCCGCGTTGCTGGGACTGCGGGTCGGCCAACGCATCGCATGGAGAAGCTGGGCCGATACACCACGAGAGCTGGAGGTATTGGCGGTGGAGCCGGGCTGA
- a CDS encoding MBL fold metallo-hydrolase, with protein sequence MDKPSLTYPFDDLPAPGTTRVIAPGIKWLQMPLPFALDHINLYLLEDGDGWVLVDTGIRGDKTRDFWLRIFDKELDGKPITRVIATHMHPDHLGQAGWLCRHFNAPLLMSRTEYFYARTFSNENARVLPPEAILFYERGGIPEPILAEIKARGWGGFSNNVEPMPVGYHRLIDDQVLTIGGRQWRVVTGSGHSPEHVCLYCDELDVLISGDQVLPRITSNVSVNANEPEEDPLSYWLDSHHKFLALLPDTAFVLPSHNRPFYGLHARLLYLIDHHEDRMLACEEKCVTPQTAHDLLPVMFSRALDSFQIMLALGECIAHLHCLMGRGRLERFLDEEGRYRYRSIDPSLAQRAHPEQHEGPDVAPLMV encoded by the coding sequence GTGGATAAGCCCAGCCTCACCTACCCGTTCGACGATCTGCCGGCTCCCGGCACAACGCGCGTCATCGCGCCCGGCATCAAGTGGTTGCAGATGCCGCTGCCTTTCGCGCTGGATCATATCAATCTCTACCTGCTCGAGGACGGCGACGGCTGGGTGCTGGTCGATACCGGTATTCGCGGCGACAAGACCCGCGACTTCTGGCTGCGGATTTTCGACAAGGAACTGGACGGCAAGCCCATCACACGGGTGATCGCCACCCACATGCATCCGGATCATCTGGGGCAGGCAGGCTGGCTGTGCCGCCATTTCAACGCACCGCTGCTGATGAGCCGCACCGAATATTTCTACGCCCGCACCTTCTCCAACGAGAACGCGCGGGTGCTGCCGCCCGAGGCGATCCTGTTCTATGAACGCGGCGGCATTCCCGAGCCCATTCTGGCCGAGATCAAGGCCCGGGGCTGGGGCGGTTTCAGCAACAATGTCGAGCCCATGCCGGTCGGCTATCATCGGCTGATCGACGATCAGGTGCTGACCATTGGCGGCCGCCAGTGGCGCGTTGTCACCGGCAGCGGCCATTCGCCCGAGCATGTCTGCCTCTATTGCGACGAACTCGACGTGCTGATCTCGGGCGACCAGGTACTGCCGCGAATCACCTCGAATGTCAGCGTCAACGCCAACGAGCCCGAGGAGGACCCGCTGTCCTACTGGCTGGACTCGCATCACAAGTTCCTGGCGCTGCTGCCGGACACCGCCTTCGTCCTGCCCTCGCACAACCGGCCGTTCTACGGCCTGCATGCGAGGCTGCTTTACCTGATCGACCACCACGAGGACCGGATGCTGGCGTGCGAGGAGAAGTGCGTCACGCCGCAAACCGCGCACGATTTGCTGCCGGTGATGTTCTCTCGTGCGCTGGATTCATTCCAGATCATGCTGGCGCTGGGCGAATGCATCGCCCACCTGCATTGCCTCATGGGGCGCGGCCGGCTCGAGCGATTCCTCGATGAGGAGGGCCGCTATCGCTACCGCAGCATCGATCCGAGCCTGGCCCAGCGGGCCCATCCGGAACAGCATGAAGGACCGGACGTCGCGCCGCTGATGGTCTGA
- the dxs gene encoding 1-deoxy-D-xylulose-5-phosphate synthase: MSQTPLLDTIQTPADLRRLPSKQLRQVADELRTATIDTVSRTGGHLGAGLGVVELTTVLHYVFDTPSDRLIWDVGHQCYPHKILTGRRNEMHTLRSGGGLSGFTKRAESEYDPFGAAHSSTSISAGLGMAVARDLSGDSNNVIAVIGDGAMSAGMAYEAMNNAGSMDKRLIVILNDNDMSIAPPVGAMSAYLARLLSSRQYLGLREIAKQIASKFPKSIERRAKQVEEYARGMATGGTLFEELGFYYIGPIDGHNVDHLLPVLKNVRDEIDGPVLVHVVTQKGKGYPPAEAAADKYHGVSKFDVVTGAQVKAKANAPSYTRVFADALIKEAEADDKIVAISAAMPSGTGLDLFAERFPERCFDVGIAEQHGVTFAAGLASEGYRPFAAIYSTFLQRAYDQVVHDVAIQSLPVRFAIDRAGLVGADGPTHAGSFDVTYLATLPGFVVMAAADEAELVHMVATAAAIDDRPSAFRYPRGEGVGIEMPERGIPLEIGKGRVIREGSSVAILSLGTRLQESLLAADMLAARGFSTTVADARFAKPLDHDLIRRLAKEHEVLLTIEEGAIGGFGAHVLHFLAEDGRLDKGLKVRTMTLPDIFIDHDKPEVMYAVAGLNAQQIVEKALVAMGLDAAAIRQESA, encoded by the coding sequence ATGAGTCAGACTCCTCTTCTCGATACCATCCAGACGCCGGCGGATCTCCGCAGGCTACCGTCCAAGCAGCTGCGCCAGGTAGCGGACGAGTTGCGCACCGCCACCATCGATACGGTGTCGCGCACCGGCGGCCATCTCGGCGCGGGCCTTGGCGTCGTGGAACTCACCACCGTGCTGCACTACGTGTTCGACACGCCGAGCGACAGACTGATCTGGGACGTGGGCCATCAGTGCTATCCGCACAAGATCCTGACCGGCCGGCGCAACGAGATGCATACGCTGCGCTCGGGCGGCGGCCTGTCCGGCTTCACCAAGCGCGCCGAGAGCGAATACGACCCGTTCGGCGCCGCGCACAGTTCCACGTCGATTTCGGCGGGTCTGGGCATGGCGGTAGCGCGCGACCTGTCCGGCGACAGCAACAACGTCATCGCGGTGATCGGCGACGGCGCCATGAGTGCGGGCATGGCCTATGAAGCCATGAACAACGCCGGCTCCATGGACAAGCGGCTGATCGTCATCCTCAACGACAACGACATGTCGATCGCGCCGCCCGTCGGCGCCATGAGCGCCTATCTGGCGCGGCTGCTGTCGTCACGGCAATATCTGGGTCTGCGCGAGATCGCCAAGCAGATCGCCAGCAAGTTTCCCAAGTCCATCGAACGCCGCGCCAAGCAGGTCGAAGAATATGCCCGCGGCATGGCGACCGGCGGGACCCTGTTCGAGGAACTGGGCTTTTATTACATCGGCCCCATCGACGGTCACAATGTCGACCATCTGCTGCCGGTGCTGAAGAATGTCCGCGACGAGATCGACGGCCCGGTGCTGGTCCATGTGGTGACCCAGAAGGGCAAGGGCTATCCGCCGGCCGAAGCCGCCGCCGACAAGTATCATGGCGTCTCCAAGTTCGACGTGGTGACCGGCGCCCAGGTGAAGGCCAAGGCCAACGCGCCCAGCTACACCCGCGTATTCGCCGACGCGCTGATCAAGGAGGCCGAGGCGGACGACAAGATCGTCGCCATCAGCGCCGCCATGCCATCGGGCACCGGCCTCGACCTGTTCGCCGAGCGATTCCCGGAACGCTGCTTCGACGTCGGCATCGCCGAGCAGCACGGCGTCACGTTCGCCGCGGGTCTCGCTTCGGAAGGCTACCGGCCGTTCGCCGCGATCTATTCCACCTTCCTGCAGCGCGCCTACGACCAGGTCGTCCACGACGTGGCGATCCAGTCGCTGCCGGTGCGCTTTGCCATCGACCGCGCCGGACTGGTGGGCGCCGACGGGCCGACCCATGCCGGCTCGTTCGACGTGACCTACCTGGCGACGTTGCCGGGCTTCGTGGTCATGGCCGCTGCCGATGAGGCAGAGCTTGTGCATATGGTGGCCACAGCGGCCGCCATCGATGACCGGCCCTCCGCGTTCCGCTATCCGCGCGGCGAGGGTGTCGGCATCGAGATGCCGGAGAGGGGCATTCCGCTCGAGATCGGCAAGGGCCGCGTGATTCGCGAAGGCTCGTCAGTGGCCATCCTGTCGCTCGGCACGCGCCTGCAGGAATCCCTGCTGGCGGCCGACATGCTGGCGGCGCGCGGCTTCTCGACCACCGTCGCGGATGCCCGCTTCGCCAAGCCGCTCGATCACGACCTGATCCGGCGGCTGGCCAAGGAACACGAGGTGCTGTTGACCATCGAGGAAGGCGCCATCGGCGGCTTCGGCGCCCATGTGCTGCATTTCCTCGCCGAGGATGGTCGGCTGGACAAGGGCCTGAAGGTGCGGACGATGACCCTGCCCGACATCTTCATCGATCACGACAAGCCCGAAGTGATGTACGCCGTTGCCGGCCTCAACGCCCAGCAGATCGTCGAGAAGGCGCTGGTTGCCATGGGCCTGGACGCCGCGGCGATTCGCCAGGAAAGCGCATAA
- a CDS encoding class I SAM-dependent RNA methyltransferase, whose protein sequence is MTDPIDVHITALGAQGDGVAEVNGERVYVPFTVPGDLARILAGEKRGDGRSAELLEIIEAGPGRVTPACVHFGICGGCALQHLDDAPYAAFKRDQVVRALAHQGFRDVEVAAPLIVPPRTRRRTRLTARRSGDRVLLGYLERGSHRMVGVTECPVILPRLEALMRPLRGLLASVLGAKDTLHLTLTATDTGVDLLIAGERRPNMRALQSLAAFAEAQDLARISWESKEGVESIAVRRPPTVLLGKAGMPVPPGAFLQATKDSEDWMIDRARGAVAGAKHVADLFAGCGTFTAAIAEKSAVSAFESSAEMVDACRRGLNHAHGLHPVTLSRRDLFREPLTAKELSRFDAVVIDPPRAGAKAQTEMLAISKVPVVAAFSCNPSTFARDARAMADGGYTLEAVTPIDQFRWSAHVELAALFRKS, encoded by the coding sequence ATGACCGATCCCATTGACGTCCACATCACGGCGCTCGGCGCCCAGGGAGACGGTGTCGCCGAGGTGAACGGCGAGCGCGTCTACGTGCCGTTCACTGTCCCCGGCGACCTGGCGCGTATCTTGGCAGGCGAAAAGCGGGGCGACGGCAGGTCTGCCGAACTGCTTGAGATCATCGAGGCCGGTCCCGGCCGGGTGACGCCGGCCTGCGTCCATTTCGGCATCTGCGGCGGCTGCGCCCTGCAGCATCTGGACGACGCCCCCTATGCGGCGTTCAAGCGCGACCAGGTGGTGCGCGCGCTGGCCCATCAGGGTTTCCGCGATGTCGAGGTTGCCGCGCCATTGATTGTCCCGCCCCGCACCCGGCGCCGCACCCGCCTGACGGCCCGCCGGTCGGGAGACAGGGTGCTGCTGGGATATCTGGAGCGCGGCAGCCATCGCATGGTCGGGGTCACCGAGTGTCCCGTGATCCTGCCGCGCCTCGAGGCCCTCATGCGACCGTTGCGCGGCCTGCTGGCCAGCGTGCTGGGCGCCAAGGATACGCTCCACCTCACCCTCACGGCCACCGACACGGGCGTCGATCTGCTGATCGCCGGCGAGCGGCGCCCCAATATGCGTGCGCTGCAGAGCCTGGCCGCCTTTGCCGAAGCGCAGGATCTGGCCCGAATATCCTGGGAGTCCAAGGAGGGCGTGGAATCGATCGCCGTCCGCCGTCCGCCCACCGTGCTGCTCGGCAAGGCCGGCATGCCGGTGCCCCCGGGTGCGTTCCTGCAGGCGACGAAGGATAGCGAGGACTGGATGATCGATCGGGCCCGCGGCGCGGTGGCGGGCGCGAAGCATGTGGCCGACCTGTTCGCCGGCTGCGGCACCTTCACCGCCGCAATCGCCGAAAAGTCGGCCGTGTCGGCATTCGAATCCTCGGCCGAGATGGTCGATGCCTGCCGCCGCGGCCTCAACCATGCCCACGGTCTGCATCCGGTGACGCTGTCGCGCCGCGACCTGTTCCGCGAGCCGTTGACCGCCAAGGAACTGTCCCGGTTCGATGCCGTGGTCATCGATCCGCCCCGCGCCGGCGCGAAGGCTCAGACCGAGATGCTGGCTATCTCGAAGGTGCCTGTGGTCGCGGCGTTTTCGTGCAACCCGTCGACCTTCGCCCGCGATGCGCGAGCCATGGCCGACGGCGGCTACACGCTGGAAGCGGTTACGCCCATCGACCAGTTCCGCTGGTCGGCCCATGTGGAACTGGCGGCACTATTCAGGAAAAGCTGA
- a CDS encoding histone deacetylase family protein yields MTTLLISHPDCLGHDTSAGHPESADRLRAVLRALEDEGFRDLKRDAAPAATDAQILRAHPAEVLALVASAAAQAGEGYVRIDADTIVSRGSELAARRAAGAVCRAVAAVTRGEAGNAFCAVRPPGHHAESTRPMGFCLYNNVAIGALEARAMHGMKRVAVVDFDVHHGNGTQELFESDPDLFYASCHQWPFYPGTGGSGETGLGNIVNVPLAEGSGGAAFLEALGGRIIPALAHFRPDLLMISAGFDAHEGDPLAGLNVATEDFEAATDMLCAAAESLCGGRVVSTLEGGYNLKDLAASAAGHVRSLMRHG; encoded by the coding sequence ATGACCACGTTGCTGATCTCCCATCCCGACTGCCTTGGCCACGACACGTCTGCCGGCCATCCCGAATCCGCCGACCGGCTGCGCGCCGTGCTGCGGGCGCTCGAGGATGAGGGATTTCGCGATCTGAAACGCGACGCGGCGCCTGCCGCGACCGACGCCCAGATTCTCCGTGCCCATCCGGCCGAGGTGCTGGCGCTGGTCGCGTCGGCTGCGGCCCAGGCGGGCGAGGGCTATGTGCGGATAGATGCCGACACCATCGTCTCGCGCGGCTCGGAACTGGCCGCGCGCCGGGCCGCGGGGGCGGTCTGCCGCGCTGTCGCAGCGGTAACCCGCGGCGAGGCGGGCAATGCCTTCTGCGCCGTGCGGCCGCCGGGCCATCACGCGGAGTCGACCCGTCCCATGGGATTTTGTCTCTATAACAACGTCGCCATCGGCGCGCTGGAGGCGCGGGCCATGCACGGCATGAAGCGTGTCGCCGTGGTCGATTTCGACGTTCATCACGGCAACGGCACGCAGGAATTGTTCGAATCCGATCCGGACCTGTTCTACGCATCCTGCCACCAATGGCCGTTCTATCCGGGGACCGGCGGAAGCGGGGAGACCGGTCTTGGCAACATCGTCAACGTGCCGCTGGCCGAAGGCAGCGGCGGCGCGGCGTTCCTGGAGGCGCTGGGCGGCAGGATCATTCCCGCGCTCGCGCATTTCCGGCCCGATCTGCTGATGATTTCGGCCGGCTTCGATGCCCATGAAGGCGACCCGCTGGCCGGTCTGAACGTGGCGACGGAGGATTTCGAGGCCGCTACCGATATGCTGTGCGCTGCAGCGGAAAGCTTGTGTGGCGGGCGAGTCGTCTCTACTTTGGAAGGAGGCTATAACCTGAAAGACCTCGCGGCCAGCGCCGCGGGGCATGTCCGTTCTCTCATGCGGCACGGTTGA
- a CDS encoding polyprenyl synthetase family protein translates to MGKVAEAIDQALERILPPAEGKEARLMEAMRYATLAGGKRLRPFLVLASATLFEVPTERSTRVACALECIHTYSLVHDDLPCMDDDDLRRGMPTTHKKYDEATAVLAGDALLTYAFEIVSDPRTHHDPLVRAELVHAMAREAGAHGMVGGQMIDLLAESEELDIGAVTRLQQMKTGALIRFAVEAGAIMGRATKDQRQALQNYAHDLGLAFQIVDDLLDVEGTEEEVGKKVGKDGDAGKATFVSLLGVERARTQAQMLADQAGLHLEMFDEKAELLRLLPHFVINRRH, encoded by the coding sequence ATGGGCAAGGTGGCCGAGGCCATCGATCAGGCGCTCGAGCGCATCCTGCCGCCGGCAGAGGGCAAGGAAGCCCGGTTGATGGAGGCCATGCGCTACGCCACTCTCGCGGGCGGCAAGCGGCTGCGCCCCTTCCTCGTGCTGGCCAGCGCAACATTGTTCGAGGTGCCGACAGAACGGTCTACCCGCGTGGCTTGCGCGCTGGAGTGCATCCACACCTATTCACTGGTGCACGACGATCTGCCCTGCATGGACGATGACGACCTGCGCCGCGGCATGCCGACGACTCACAAGAAATATGACGAGGCGACCGCGGTTCTGGCAGGCGATGCGCTGCTGACCTATGCCTTCGAGATCGTCTCGGATCCGCGCACCCATCACGATCCGCTGGTCCGCGCCGAACTGGTCCACGCCATGGCGCGCGAGGCGGGCGCCCACGGCATGGTCGGCGGTCAGATGATCGACTTGCTGGCCGAGAGCGAGGAACTGGACATCGGCGCGGTCACCCGGCTGCAGCAGATGAAAACCGGTGCGCTGATCCGTTTCGCCGTCGAGGCGGGCGCCATCATGGGCCGCGCCACCAAGGATCAGCGCCAGGCGCTGCAGAACTACGCCCACGATCTGGGGCTCGCCTTCCAGATCGTCGACGACCTGCTCGACGTGGAAGGCACCGAGGAAGAAGTGGGCAAGAAGGTTGGCAAGGACGGCGACGCCGGCAAGGCCACCTTTGTGTCGCTGCTCGGCGTCGAGCGCGCCCGCACCCAGGCGCAGATGCTGGCCGATCAGGCCGGCCTCCACCTGGAGATGTTCGACGAAAAGGCCGAGCTGCTTCGCCTGCTGCCCCATTTCGTCATCAACCGCCGGCATTGA
- a CDS encoding exodeoxyribonuclease VII small subunit: MADTQTTQPDDIASMTFEQALSELEAVVQKLEGGRVGLEESIEMYTRGAQLKQHCAAKLADAQARIEKVVVAGDGSLSTQPADIG; this comes from the coding sequence ATGGCGGATACGCAGACGACACAACCCGATGACATCGCCAGCATGACATTCGAACAGGCCCTTTCGGAGCTCGAGGCGGTGGTCCAGAAGCTCGAAGGCGGCCGCGTCGGGCTGGAGGAGTCGATCGAGATGTACACACGCGGCGCGCAGCTGAAGCAGCATTGCGCGGCCAAGCTGGCCGACGCCCAGGCGCGGATCGAAAAGGTTGTGGTCGCCGGCGACGGCAGCCTGTCGACGCAACCAGCGGACATCGGGTAA